The following proteins come from a genomic window of Vallitaleaceae bacterium 9-2:
- a CDS encoding dihydroxyacetone kinase subunit L, whose protein sequence is MNKDMILRYFEQLDLIMNANRDYLIELDSVVGDGDLGLTMGDGFKEANRFVASTDTQDIGKLIYGAGKAMSVKVPSTMGTLMASGFMQVGKAFKGYENFEPSQWTLFFESFFDGVANRGKAKIGEKTFLDGLYPAIQVLKEAEPITSDNLVIVANTAYQAAKDGYENTATMVAVHGRAATRGEASRRLKDPGAYVAALMMQALTKSI, encoded by the coding sequence ATGAATAAAGATATGATTCTACGATATTTTGAGCAACTTGATCTTATTATGAATGCAAATCGTGACTATTTAATTGAGCTTGACAGCGTTGTTGGTGATGGGGACTTAGGACTAACCATGGGTGATGGATTTAAAGAAGCCAATCGGTTTGTTGCCAGCACTGATACCCAGGATATCGGCAAACTCATCTATGGTGCCGGTAAAGCTATGTCCGTAAAAGTTCCTTCAACCATGGGAACTCTAATGGCTTCAGGATTTATGCAGGTTGGAAAAGCTTTTAAAGGGTATGAAAATTTTGAACCTTCCCAGTGGACTTTATTTTTTGAGAGCTTTTTTGATGGAGTCGCTAATAGAGGAAAGGCAAAAATAGGTGAAAAAACCTTCTTAGATGGTCTATATCCAGCCATACAAGTATTAAAAGAAGCCGAACCCATAACTTCAGACAACCTAGTAATTGTAGCCAATACGGCATATCAAGCGGCAAAAGATGGATATGAAAACACCGCAACCATGGTTGCGGTACATGGACGCGCTGCAACTCGTGGTGAGGCATCCAGGCGATTAAAAGATCCCGGCGCCTATGTAGCCGCTTTAATGATGCAAGCATTGACCAAATCAATTTAA
- a CDS encoding dihydroxyacetone kinase subunit DhaK, producing the protein MKKIINQPSNYVHEMLEGLYIAHPDLITYTNDDLCCLVTSNKKEGKVGIATGGGSGHLPLFLGYVGKGMLDGCSVGDVFQSPSAEQMHAITKYIDSGAGVLYIYGNYNGDIFNFDMAGEMADFEDDIRVESVVCGEDVASAGPSKEGEKNTRRGVAGIFFVYKCAGAAADQMLSLDEVKRIALKASQNVRTMGVALTPCIVPRVGKAGFSIEDDEMEIGMGIHGETGIRRGKIEPADQIVDEMLEQIIQDIPYVSGDEVAVLVNGLGATPLDEQYIVTRRIDKVLADKGIKVAKYYIGEYATSLEMAGFSISLFKLDDELKPLLFAEAETPFFIQK; encoded by the coding sequence ATGAAAAAAATAATTAATCAACCTAGTAATTATGTACACGAAATGCTTGAAGGACTTTATATTGCTCACCCTGATTTAATTACCTATACTAACGATGATCTTTGTTGTCTTGTGACTTCGAATAAGAAAGAGGGGAAGGTAGGTATTGCCACAGGTGGCGGTTCCGGACACCTACCTTTATTTTTAGGCTATGTCGGAAAAGGAATGTTGGACGGATGTTCTGTCGGGGATGTCTTTCAGTCACCTAGTGCTGAGCAAATGCATGCAATTACGAAATATATAGACTCTGGTGCTGGCGTATTATATATCTATGGAAATTATAACGGCGATATCTTTAACTTTGATATGGCTGGCGAAATGGCTGATTTTGAAGATGATATACGTGTTGAATCTGTTGTCTGTGGTGAGGACGTCGCCTCAGCCGGACCATCAAAAGAGGGAGAAAAAAACACACGTCGAGGTGTTGCCGGTATCTTTTTCGTATACAAATGTGCCGGAGCCGCAGCAGATCAAATGTTGAGTCTTGACGAAGTTAAGCGTATTGCTCTAAAAGCATCTCAAAACGTGCGAACTATGGGTGTTGCGTTAACCCCATGTATTGTACCGCGTGTTGGTAAAGCTGGTTTTTCTATTGAAGACGATGAAATGGAAATCGGTATGGGAATACACGGAGAGACAGGTATTCGCCGTGGAAAGATTGAACCTGCTGATCAAATTGTTGATGAAATGCTGGAACAAATTATACAAGATATTCCTTATGTGTCCGGCGATGAAGTAGCAGTTCTTGTTAACGGACTTGGCGCCACACCGCTTGATGAACAATATATTGTTACACGACGAATTGACAAGGTTTTAGCTGATAAGGGCATCAAAGTTGCCAAATATTATATTGGAGAATATGCAACCTCCCTTGAAATGGCCGGATTTTCAATTTCTTTATTCAAATTAGACGATGAACTTAAGCCATTACTCTTTGCAGAAGCTGAGACACCATTTTTCATACAAAAGTAA
- a CDS encoding dihydroorotase produces the protein MSDKLLIKNGIIVTSNKTIYNQSILIEDKKIIQMDTGIEDDEAVVIDATDCYIVPGLIDLHCNIQDPGFDYKETMLTVGQSAINGGFTTLTINPNTVPRIDNKAIVEYIISKAKNECPVQVVPYGNLTRNGEGKVMSEIGEMQLAGIAAVSDGDHAIQDTDLMRNLCNYCSMFDIPVIAHCENRLISNGNEINEGAISTYLGIQGAPITAETIHLARNILLANEFGTKLHITHVSTAQSVEMIRQFKKQGFKLTCETSPQYFTLNEEAAMGYNTLVKVNPPLRTAADVEAIIKGLRDGIIDTISSDHCPDTIDSKEVEYTLASFGISSLETAFSLSYTYLVEQGHLNMEQLIDKMSHKPAQILTLNKGTIQVGSTADLTIFNPNEDYYIDASKFKSKARYSPYDGLVIKGRVKYTLVNGKLYRTDG, from the coding sequence TTGTCGGATAAGTTATTGATAAAAAATGGGATTATTGTTACAAGCAATAAAACTATTTATAACCAAAGCATATTGATTGAGGATAAAAAAATCATTCAAATGGACACAGGTATTGAAGATGATGAAGCTGTTGTCATTGATGCAACTGATTGCTATATTGTTCCTGGATTAATTGACTTACATTGTAACATACAAGATCCTGGATTTGACTATAAAGAAACGATGCTCACGGTAGGTCAAAGCGCCATAAATGGTGGTTTTACAACATTAACCATCAATCCCAATACAGTTCCGCGAATTGATAATAAGGCTATTGTTGAATATATTATCTCTAAAGCAAAAAATGAGTGTCCTGTACAGGTCGTGCCCTATGGTAACCTTACACGTAACGGTGAAGGAAAGGTCATGTCTGAAATCGGCGAAATGCAGTTAGCTGGTATAGCCGCTGTATCGGATGGAGACCATGCAATACAAGATACAGATCTTATGCGCAACTTATGCAACTATTGCAGCATGTTTGATATTCCTGTGATTGCCCATTGCGAAAATCGATTGATTTCAAACGGAAATGAAATCAACGAAGGTGCTATTTCAACGTATTTGGGAATCCAAGGCGCTCCGATTACTGCAGAAACCATCCATTTGGCGCGTAACATTTTACTTGCCAATGAGTTTGGTACAAAATTACATATCACACATGTTTCCACTGCACAGTCTGTAGAAATGATACGCCAATTTAAAAAACAAGGATTTAAATTAACGTGTGAGACGTCACCACAATATTTTACACTAAACGAAGAAGCTGCCATGGGCTACAATACTCTTGTCAAAGTCAACCCGCCACTTCGAACTGCAGCTGATGTCGAAGCTATTATTAAGGGCTTACGCGACGGTATTATTGATACCATTAGCTCGGATCACTGTCCAGATACGATTGACTCAAAAGAAGTGGAATATACATTGGCTTCGTTTGGGATATCAAGTCTAGAAACAGCTTTTTCATTATCTTACACATACTTAGTTGAGCAAGGTCATCTAAACATGGAACAATTGATTGATAAAATGTCACACAAACCGGCACAAATCCTTACCTTAAATAAAGGAACCATACAAGTAGGTTCTACCGCTGATTTAACTATTTTTAATCCTAATGAAGATTATTATATTGATGCTTCAAAGTTTAAGTCAAAAGCTAGATATTCTCCCTATGATGGTCTGGTTATTAAAGGGAGAGTCAAATATACCTTGGTTAACGGAAAATTATATCGAACCGATGGATAA
- a CDS encoding aspartate carbamoyltransferase catalytic subunit — translation MSFNKKHFLDLKTLTEAEINYVINSAQKMKYILLSKSASQPLYLKGKTVATLFDEESSRSKLSYELAALNLGAKVIHLHTDKHFKKGESLKDIGRYIDQIGADFIVIRHEVSGSPHHLSKYVKASIINAGDGMNENPSQSLIDLMTIQDQKKNFKDLKVVIIGDVMHNRVAKSNIWALKKLGSQVAVVAPPTLLPYGIESTGVEIHTSVADAIIDADVIMTLRMSDKNEYNRLIPSINEYKKLYKLDVQRLSYAKEDAIVMHPGPINRGIEISSEVIDGESSLISKQQVNGVAIRMALFHLLNKKGGGHNIVG, via the coding sequence ATGTCTTTTAATAAAAAACATTTTTTAGACTTAAAAACATTAACAGAAGCCGAGATAAACTATGTTATTAACTCAGCTCAAAAAATGAAGTATATATTATTATCAAAAAGTGCTTCGCAGCCACTATACCTAAAAGGTAAAACCGTTGCAACATTATTTGACGAAGAAAGTAGCCGTTCAAAGCTTTCTTATGAGTTAGCTGCCTTAAACCTTGGTGCAAAGGTAATTCATCTACATACAGACAAACATTTTAAAAAAGGCGAATCCCTCAAAGATATTGGACGATATATTGATCAGATTGGCGCTGACTTTATCGTTATCCGTCATGAAGTTTCAGGAAGCCCACATCACTTGAGCAAATACGTTAAAGCTTCAATTATTAATGCAGGCGATGGTATGAATGAAAATCCTAGCCAGTCTTTGATTGACTTAATGACGATACAAGACCAGAAAAAAAATTTCAAAGATTTAAAGGTGGTTATTATCGGCGATGTTATGCATAATCGTGTAGCAAAAAGTAACATATGGGCACTAAAAAAGCTAGGCTCACAAGTTGCTGTTGTCGCACCGCCAACATTATTACCCTATGGAATTGAGTCTACAGGTGTCGAAATACACACTTCTGTCGCTGATGCCATTATTGATGCTGATGTCATTATGACCCTGCGTATGAGCGATAAAAATGAATATAATCGTTTGATTCCTTCCATTAATGAATACAAGAAATTGTACAAACTTGATGTTCAACGCTTAAGTTATGCAAAAGAAGATGCCATTGTTATGCATCCTGGTCCTATTAATCGAGGCATTGAGATATCTTCTGAGGTTATCGATGGAGAAAGCTCTTTAATATCGAAACAGCAGGTCAATGGTGTTGCCATACGCATGGCACTATTTCATCTGCTCAATAAAAAAGGAGGAGGGCATAACATTGTCGGATAA
- a CDS encoding uracil-xanthine permease family protein codes for MTSNISTNKKLILGLQHVLAMFGSTVLVPFLTGLDPAIALLAAGVGTLLFHLCAQGKVPVFLGSSFAFIGAIAVTLNPDGMDLVALTSPENSAYYLENLANVKGGIIAAGIVYSVIALIIRFIGVDAVKKLFPPIVTGPIIMVIGLNLSPVAINSAFYNNGALDVKFIVISSIVVITMITVSIFFKGFFKLVPILISVIVGYVASIILGVYDFSALQNIEFFSLGDPYFRAKIFTPPNFNVQSIMAIAPIALVVFIEHIGDITTNGAVVGKNFLVDPGVHRTMLGDGVATIFAGFIGGPANTTYSENTGVLAVTKVYDPKILRIAAVFAIVFSMIGHLAALLRTIPGPVMGGVSIILFGMIASVGVRILINANLDFSHSRNLMISAVILVLGIGIGSAGLTIGNITMSGLAIAAVVGVIANKILPEEI; via the coding sequence ATGACAAGTAACATTTCAACAAACAAAAAATTAATTCTAGGATTACAACATGTTTTAGCAATGTTTGGTTCTACAGTACTTGTTCCATTTTTGACTGGACTTGATCCCGCTATCGCTCTTTTAGCTGCCGGTGTGGGTACGCTTCTTTTTCATCTATGTGCACAAGGTAAGGTTCCTGTATTTTTAGGCTCAAGCTTTGCATTTATCGGTGCTATTGCTGTTACACTGAATCCTGATGGAATGGATTTAGTCGCATTAACCAGTCCAGAAAACAGTGCCTATTATTTGGAGAATTTGGCTAATGTTAAGGGTGGAATTATAGCTGCCGGTATTGTTTACTCAGTTATTGCATTGATTATTCGTTTTATTGGTGTGGATGCAGTAAAAAAATTATTCCCTCCAATTGTTACCGGACCGATTATTATGGTTATCGGATTAAATCTATCACCTGTTGCTATTAATAGCGCATTCTATAACAATGGTGCACTTGATGTCAAATTTATTGTCATTTCATCTATTGTTGTTATTACAATGATTACTGTCTCCATCTTTTTTAAAGGGTTCTTCAAATTAGTTCCAATCCTTATTTCTGTAATCGTTGGATATGTTGCATCAATTATTCTTGGTGTTTATGATTTTAGCGCATTACAAAATATTGAATTCTTCTCTTTGGGCGATCCATACTTTAGAGCAAAAATTTTTACACCTCCTAATTTCAATGTTCAGTCTATTATGGCAATCGCTCCGATTGCACTTGTTGTTTTCATCGAACATATAGGTGATATTACAACCAATGGCGCTGTTGTTGGAAAGAATTTTCTTGTTGATCCAGGTGTACATAGAACAATGCTTGGTGATGGGGTTGCAACAATCTTTGCAGGTTTCATAGGTGGTCCTGCAAACACAACCTATTCAGAAAATACAGGCGTACTTGCTGTTACCAAAGTATATGATCCCAAAATCTTACGGATTGCTGCAGTTTTTGCAATTGTATTTAGTATGATTGGCCATTTGGCTGCCTTATTACGTACAATTCCGGGGCCGGTTATGGGTGGAGTAAGTATTATCTTGTTTGGTATGATTGCTTCTGTCGGTGTTCGAATTCTAATTAATGCAAACCTTGACTTCTCACACAGTCGTAATCTTATGATTTCAGCGGTGATTCTTGTACTAGGTATTGGAATCGGCTCAGCAGGACTTACTATTGGTAACATCACTATGAGTGGTTTAGCCATTGCAGCTGTTGTTGGTGTAATTGCTAACAAGATTCTTCCAGAAGAAATATAA
- the pyrR gene encoding bifunctional pyr operon transcriptional regulator/uracil phosphoribosyltransferase PyrR — MKILMDNQAMRRAITRISHEIIEKNKGTHDLVIIGVKTRGIPLASRIVERIEEIEGVKLPMGTIDITFYRDDLQKKSERPVIHQLDQIDVKDKTVIIADDVVFTGRTCRAAIDAIIDQGRPNKIQFAALIDRGHRELPLRPDFVGKNVPTSTSEIVHVNFEEIDGEDRVVLQ, encoded by the coding sequence ATGAAAATTTTGATGGATAATCAAGCTATGCGTCGTGCAATCACACGAATTTCCCATGAAATTATCGAAAAAAACAAAGGTACACATGATTTAGTTATCATTGGCGTCAAAACTCGCGGTATCCCATTAGCCTCACGTATTGTTGAACGTATCGAAGAGATTGAAGGGGTAAAGCTACCGATGGGAACCATTGATATCACATTTTACCGCGATGATTTGCAAAAAAAATCGGAACGTCCTGTAATACATCAACTCGATCAAATTGATGTTAAAGACAAAACTGTTATCATTGCTGATGATGTTGTTTTTACCGGGCGTACTTGTCGTGCTGCCATTGACGCTATTATTGATCAAGGTCGCCCTAACAAAATTCAATTTGCAGCTTTAATTGATCGAGGTCACCGTGAATTACCCTTAAGACCTGATTTTGTTGGAAAGAATGTTCCAACATCAACCAGTGAAATCGTCCACGTCAATTTTGAAGAAATTGATGGCGAAGACCGAGTAGTATTGCAATAA
- a CDS encoding RluA family pseudouridine synthase: protein MEITYTQTKSMRVDKYLSEYFEEYTRSYIQKIIQEGLVSIDGKIVKPNYQLKEGVIIHVGNIEPKSIDISPQEIPLDIIYEDDDLLVVNKQRGLVVHPAPGNYDNTLVNGIMYHCKDRLSTINGVIRPGIVHRIDKDTTGLLVVCKTDRAHQSIAAQLKDHSSHRLYEAIVYNNILEDEGVIDAPIGRSVNDRKKMAINYKNGKEARTHYTVLERLDHHQFTHVALRLETGRTHQIRVHMTSIGNPLVGDPTYGPSKASFAKKGQMLHAKELGFIHPQSHEFMKFSVEPPDDFQHVLDILRKR from the coding sequence ATGGAGATAACATACACTCAAACTAAATCGATGCGAGTTGATAAGTATCTATCGGAGTATTTTGAAGAATACACCCGTTCATATATCCAAAAAATAATACAAGAGGGTCTCGTGTCTATTGACGGCAAAATTGTAAAACCAAATTATCAGCTAAAAGAGGGCGTTATTATTCATGTAGGCAATATTGAGCCAAAATCTATAGACATATCACCTCAAGAAATACCTTTAGACATTATATATGAAGATGATGACCTTTTAGTCGTCAACAAACAACGGGGATTAGTTGTTCATCCAGCACCCGGTAATTATGATAATACCCTAGTTAATGGTATCATGTATCACTGTAAGGACCGCTTATCAACGATTAACGGCGTTATCCGTCCAGGGATAGTACATCGTATCGATAAGGATACTACTGGACTATTAGTCGTCTGTAAAACGGACCGTGCACATCAAAGTATCGCAGCGCAGCTTAAAGACCATTCTAGCCATAGATTGTACGAAGCTATTGTCTATAACAATATCCTTGAAGATGAAGGAGTTATTGATGCGCCGATAGGACGTTCTGTTAATGATCGGAAAAAAATGGCTATAAACTATAAGAACGGAAAAGAAGCCAGAACCCATTACACCGTTCTTGAACGCCTGGACCATCATCAGTTTACTCATGTCGCTCTTAGGTTAGAAACAGGGCGTACCCATCAAATTAGAGTTCATATGACCAGCATAGGCAATCCTTTGGTCGGAGATCCAACATATGGACCGTCAAAGGCAAGTTTTGCCAAAAAAGGGCAGATGCTCCATGCAAAAGAACTTGGATTTATTCATCCACAGAGCCATGAATTTATGAAATTTTCTGTGGAGCCTCCCGATGATTTTCAACATGTATTAGATATTTTAAGAAAACGTTAA
- the lspA gene encoding signal peptidase II: MIFEIIFVIILVGIDQYTKLLAVQHLAGKDYAITVIDGVFELTFVKNPGAAFGSFQDATLLLTFLVIVILIAILYFKRKLPMTSKYRPLHVLSLFIIAGAIGNLIDRIRLKYVIDMLHFIWFEFPVFNVADIYVTCSAILLMILLLTKYRDLEI; encoded by the coding sequence ATGATATTTGAAATTATTTTCGTTATAATTCTTGTTGGTATTGATCAATACACTAAATTATTGGCCGTCCAACATCTTGCCGGCAAAGATTATGCCATTACAGTTATTGACGGGGTCTTTGAGTTAACCTTTGTTAAAAACCCTGGAGCAGCTTTTGGATCATTTCAAGATGCCACACTTTTGTTGACATTCCTAGTCATTGTCATTTTGATTGCCATCTTGTATTTTAAACGTAAGCTTCCAATGACCTCAAAATACAGACCTTTGCATGTTTTATCTCTTTTTATTATTGCCGGAGCTATAGGAAACCTTATCGATCGAATTCGATTAAAATACGTTATCGATATGTTACATTTTATTTGGTTTGAATTTCCTGTATTTAATGTTGCCGACATCTATGTGACGTGTTCGGCAATACTATTGATGATCTTATTGTTAACAAAGTATAGGGATTTGGAGATATAA
- the aroB gene encoding 3-dehydroquinate synthase has translation MTSPKMMTVNTSSRDYPIYFTTGFDFLTDAIKSLNKTYSRFMIITDDHVNPLYTKDVMNALTSFEREIIVASFIPGEHSKTLTTIETFYQNMIEHNCDRSTLVIALGGGVTGDMAGFAAATYMRGVDFIQIPTSLLAQVDSSIGGKTGVDFNSYKNIVGAFYQPMLVYINVSTLSTLPKREFMSGMAEVIKHALISDIKYYDFLIDNAQKIKDLDKDLLIDMIYQSCGIKKSIVDQDERESGVRALLNFGHTFGHSIERLKDFEYLHGECVAIGMHGALELSRLLNLISSDDVKKGLALIQAYDLPIYASGIDPDSLYQEMFYDKKTTHNRIVFALLNKLGDSFLSTKTIDRQTIDQVMDTILSK, from the coding sequence ATGACATCACCGAAAATGATGACCGTCAATACGAGTAGTCGAGATTACCCGATATACTTTACAACGGGATTCGATTTTCTGACAGATGCTATCAAATCTTTAAATAAAACGTATAGCCGCTTTATGATTATTACAGATGATCATGTTAATCCTTTGTATACAAAGGATGTGATGAATGCACTGACGTCTTTTGAGCGTGAGATAATTGTTGCGTCATTTATACCTGGTGAACATTCAAAAACTTTGACAACCATTGAAACCTTTTATCAAAATATGATTGAGCATAATTGTGACCGAAGTACTCTTGTTATTGCTTTAGGTGGTGGTGTTACTGGTGATATGGCAGGTTTTGCAGCTGCAACATATATGCGTGGTGTCGATTTCATACAAATTCCTACGTCTCTACTAGCACAAGTGGACAGTAGTATCGGTGGAAAAACCGGCGTTGATTTTAATAGTTACAAAAATATTGTTGGCGCATTTTACCAACCTATGCTGGTTTATATAAACGTAAGTACATTAAGCACTTTGCCAAAGCGAGAATTTATGTCTGGAATGGCAGAAGTTATAAAACATGCTTTGATCAGCGACATCAAGTACTATGATTTTTTAATTGATAATGCACAAAAAATTAAAGACCTTGATAAAGATTTGCTCATCGACATGATTTATCAATCCTGTGGAATAAAAAAATCTATTGTAGATCAAGACGAAAGGGAAAGTGGTGTTCGTGCACTTCTAAACTTTGGCCATACCTTTGGTCATAGTATCGAGCGCCTTAAAGATTTTGAATATTTACATGGTGAATGCGTCGCCATAGGTATGCATGGGGCATTAGAATTATCTAGGCTCTTGAATTTGATTTCTTCAGATGATGTCAAGAAAGGACTTGCACTGATTCAAGCCTATGATTTACCCATATACGCTTCAGGTATTGATCCTGATAGTTTATATCAGGAAATGTTCTACGACAAAAAAACAACACATAATCGCATTGTTTTTGCTTTGCTCAATAAATTAGGTGATAGTTTTTTAAGTACAAAAACGATTGATCGCCAAACAATTGATCAAGTGATGGACACAATATTATCTAAATAG
- a CDS encoding DivIVA domain-containing protein, giving the protein MLTPLDIESKEFSSSLGGYSKAEVKQFMNEILTSYEKIYKENIEMKDKINMLNEGIQYYKTIENTLQNTLLLAEKTAEETRSAARSRAESIEKEAEINAEKIIKGAKEEIHQIDQSRQLLIKAYDASKIQIRQFLKAQMEMVERNELEIRQNDIISNQALEDVQKIESELENHEHQQMHEQEEGGFEDDITENDDRQYE; this is encoded by the coding sequence ATGTTAACGCCATTAGATATTGAATCAAAAGAATTTAGTTCATCATTAGGTGGATATAGCAAAGCTGAAGTCAAACAATTTATGAATGAAATTTTGACGAGTTACGAAAAAATCTATAAAGAAAATATTGAGATGAAAGATAAAATAAATATGCTCAATGAAGGTATTCAATATTATAAAACGATTGAAAACACTTTACAAAACACTCTTCTTCTCGCAGAAAAAACAGCTGAAGAAACACGTAGTGCTGCACGTAGCCGTGCAGAAAGTATTGAAAAAGAAGCTGAAATTAATGCCGAAAAAATTATCAAAGGCGCTAAAGAAGAAATTCATCAAATTGATCAATCCCGCCAATTGTTAATTAAAGCTTATGATGCTTCAAAAATCCAAATTCGTCAATTTTTAAAAGCTCAAATGGAAATGGTTGAACGTAATGAATTGGAAATACGTCAAAATGATATTATTTCAAATCAAGCGTTAGAAGATGTACAAAAAATTGAATCCGAATTAGAAAATCATGAACATCAACAAATGCATGAACAAGAAGAAGGAGGATTTGAAGATGACATCACCGAAAATGATGACCGTCAATACGAGTAG
- a CDS encoding YlmH/Sll1252 family protein: MNQFLNQIDDRITRAQQFQYPEFTDFLDLHQLSLCRNTYKTITADIVAIESNVFADDERRMLGFFPKAFLEYMDTNILELFPVCVIQVQMLDAAQILFNHRDLLGALLAQGIDRRLLGDMLFNDSSAFFACHERIHQMLLDDLILIGSHRVTCSLFKDWDYLATLRPKTKATSTTIPSLRLDNVLKAMLNISRADCQQYILRGMVRVNQEEVTKRHFIINEKDIISVRGRGKYKVETIGNASKKGRIWITTLQYI; encoded by the coding sequence ATGAATCAGTTTCTAAATCAAATTGATGATCGGATAACTCGTGCGCAACAGTTTCAGTATCCAGAATTCACGGATTTTTTAGATTTACATCAATTATCCCTTTGTCGTAATACATATAAAACGATAACTGCTGATATTGTAGCTATTGAATCTAACGTTTTTGCAGATGATGAACGTAGAATGCTTGGCTTTTTTCCAAAGGCATTTCTTGAATATATGGATACGAACATCTTAGAACTGTTTCCAGTATGTGTCATTCAAGTTCAGATGCTCGATGCAGCACAGATTCTATTTAACCATCGTGACCTATTAGGGGCTCTTTTAGCTCAAGGAATCGATCGTAGACTTTTGGGTGATATGCTTTTTAATGATTCAAGCGCTTTTTTTGCTTGTCACGAACGTATCCACCAAATGCTTCTTGACGATCTTATACTTATTGGTTCTCATAGGGTAACATGTTCTTTATTTAAAGACTGGGATTATTTAGCTACATTAAGGCCAAAAACAAAGGCCACCTCAACAACAATTCCTTCACTTCGATTGGATAATGTCTTAAAAGCCATGCTCAATATATCGCGAGCAGATTGTCAACAATATATTCTTCGAGGAATGGTTCGCGTCAATCAAGAAGAAGTGACCAAACGGCATTTTATCATTAATGAAAAAGATATTATCTCTGTTCGTGGTCGAGGTAAATACAAAGTAGAAACGATTGGCAATGCATCAAAAAAAGGAAGAATATGGATAACAACATTACAGTATATATAG
- a CDS encoding YggT family protein produces the protein MTNLLLTAIYYALYIMQMILFLRVILSWFRLNPNNVLIELLYTLTEPILAPIRKLIDASIFGGRKGGMILDISPLIAFIFLQLMQSYVLRFIR, from the coding sequence ATGACCAATTTATTATTAACGGCAATATATTATGCCCTATATATCATGCAAATGATATTATTTTTAAGGGTTATACTGTCTTGGTTTAGATTAAACCCAAACAATGTATTAATTGAATTATTGTATACACTGACAGAGCCAATTTTAGCACCTATACGAAAGCTAATTGATGCTTCTATTTTTGGTGGAAGAAAAGGTGGAATGATTCTTGATATTTCGCCTTTGATTGCATTTATTTTTCTACAACTGATGCAATCGTATGTATTAAGGTTTATCCGATGA
- the sepF gene encoding cell division protein SepF produces MAKLFDKVMDIMKLSDYEDETDVDFEDDEFNTFTGTPQPVRKEEPRNFKAYTGGKSKVMNLQASIQMEVVVMQPTTYDEAQEICDHIKSKKACIINLENVEHEIAQRIMDFVSGSCYTLDGNMQRVTNNIFLIAPENVDILGDFQEELKSNGIIRWDK; encoded by the coding sequence ATGGCAAAACTATTTGATAAAGTAATGGATATTATGAAACTTAGTGATTATGAAGATGAAACCGATGTAGATTTTGAAGACGATGAATTTAATACATTTACAGGCACCCCACAACCCGTTAGAAAGGAAGAACCTCGTAATTTTAAAGCATATACAGGTGGTAAGTCAAAAGTTATGAATTTACAAGCAAGCATACAGATGGAAGTGGTTGTTATGCAACCAACAACCTATGATGAAGCCCAAGAGATTTGTGATCACATAAAATCAAAAAAGGCCTGCATAATAAATCTTGAAAATGTTGAACATGAAATTGCCCAACGCATTATGGATTTTGTCAGCGGATCATGCTATACATTAGATGGAAATATGCAGCGCGTAACCAATAATATTTTCTTGATTGCACCTGAAAATGTTGATATTTTGGGCGACTTTCAAGAAGAATTAAAATCGAATGGGATCATACGATGGGACAAGTAA